CAAGATCAATTTCCGTTGCAAAAAATAAGTCAAGTTCTAAAAAAGGAACAAGAAACTTCGGAATACATCAATTTCCTATTGACTGAAGTTTTATCCAAAAACGACATTGATTTTGTGATTGAAACCCGTACATCAGAACGTTCAAAAATTAAGAATAAAAAACAAAACGGACTCAATCAGCATTTTGACATTCCCGTTCTATCATTACACGAAGAAACCGTTTAATACAATTCTATTATGCTATTAAAAAAGAAAATACCTTTAAAATATATACTGGGCAAAATTAAATTTGAGCTTATAATAGTACTAATATACACTTGTCTTTTTGATGTATTTCATAGATTCAATCCTGAACTAAACACCGAAATTCCGTTGGCAATTCCATCTGTAATTGGAACCGTAATTTCATTATTACTCGCTTTTAAATCAAACCAAGCTTACGATCGTTGGTGGGAAGCGAGAATTGTTTGGGGAGCCATAACCAACGATTCCAGATCACTGGTAAGACAACTCATTACCTATTATAAAGACCCAATTTTTTCGATTGAAGCCAATAATTTCATCGAAAAAATGGCAAAACGACAAGCTGCTTGGTGTTATGCTTTAGGAAATGCTTTAAGAGGAGAAAATGCATATAAGCCAACCAAAGGTTTACTAACACCCGAAGAATATGACTATATCAAAAAACACAAACATGTACCAAATGCGTTATTAATGTTGCATGGAAAAGACCTGAAAGATGCTCTTCGAGAGGAAAAAATAAATGCTTTTCAACAAATTGAACTAGATAGAACGCTAA
The Flavobacterium sp. 5 DNA segment above includes these coding regions:
- a CDS encoding bestrophin family protein, which encodes MLLKKKIPLKYILGKIKFELIIVLIYTCLFDVFHRFNPELNTEIPLAIPSVIGTVISLLLAFKSNQAYDRWWEARIVWGAITNDSRSLVRQLITYYKDPIFSIEANNFIEKMAKRQAAWCYALGNALRGENAYKPTKGLLTPEEYDYIKKHKHVPNALLMLHGKDLKDALREEKINAFQQIELDRTLTNFCDHMGKCERIKTTIFPTTYGLYIHMTIYLFIILLPFSLPTMLRWLEIPLVTIIAAAFFLVEKMAIHLQDPFENKPTDTPVSTIAKNIEKNLMQMVNEYNDEFTNKSEHFESNTYPIHSNQSKEDYYIL